A genomic stretch from Penaeus vannamei isolate JL-2024 chromosome 6, ASM4276789v1, whole genome shotgun sequence includes:
- the LOC113825764 gene encoding carboxypeptidase A1, which yields MKAYVLLAALLSSALLLLPPAATSSAPRPPPPASKGSSSAGAEGPQVDPRPRDYVGWKLLRIFPSSRPLLTALVASLRNSSQAVVVQVSQEELLADVGLPPKASLEGVLSSALPSPLPPLRSLDAPDAAHATPGREDQPRAEKKLDECQGAESPAGEVSLTRSKRRFSLDFLNWKTLPGFVEEKAKLDGTEPLAWDDYYRYDSIRRFALNLSASLPHVEYLDIGRSFEGRPLFALCFASKAADMKKLFKKKLLKLRRLRTKRGRDPDLAVLQKRNLVTRKRKTSKPYVLIEAGIHAREWIAPAVATYLAQELATLGRKFLKRVTVILAPLTNPDGYEYTHTTDRYWRKNRRTTPTPSCPGVDLNRNWGVGWGDPEGSSGDPCSEVYRGPESFSEPETQALRDLALVWMEKIRLYVSLHCMGRVILHPWGFTRAPSTKQRQLARIAKVMAKHLHRNNQTFVFGQTSHVMYTASGTVEDYMHGAGVKYAYTLELPEDSFELEPEKIIPISKAVWNTFLCTLGEIIKTDGIRSFCKTEKATGKLRKKPATKRKKT from the exons cctcctccgccccccgcccccctccccccgccagtaAGGGGTCCTCCAGCGCAGGCGCAGAAGGCCCTCAGGTGGATCCTCGCCCACGGGACTACGTCGGCTGGAAGCTGCTGAGGATCTTCCCCTCCTCGCGCCCGCTCCTCACCGCCTTGGTCGCCTCCTTGAGAAACAGCTCACAGGCGGTGGTTGTGCAAGTGTCTCAGGAGGAACTGctg gcGGACGTGGGTCTCCCGCCGAAAGCATCTCTGGAGGGCGTCTTGTCGTCCGCCCTTCCCTCGCCGCTCCCACCCCTTCGCTCCCTCGACGCCCCGGACGCCGCCCACGCCACGCCGGGGAGAGAGGATCAGCCGCGGGCGGAGAAGAAGCTGGATGAGTGCCAAGGCGCGGAATCACCTGCAGGAGAGGTGTCACTCACGCGGAGTAAGCGACGGTTCTCCTTGGACTTCCTGAACTGGAAAACACTCCCCGGCTTTGTCGAGGAAAAGGCTAAGCTGGATGGTACAG AACCGCTCGCGTGGGACGACTATTACCGCTACGATTCCATCCGCCGATTCGCACTGAACTTGTCCGCCAGTCTGCCGCACGTCGAATACCTCGACATCGGGAGGAGCTTCGAAGGGAGGCCGCTCTTTGCTCTCTGTTTCGCTTCCAA AGCCGCGGACATGAAAAAACTATTCAAGAAGAAACTCCTGAAGCTACGCAGGTTAAGAACGAAACGAGGTCGAGATCCTGACCTTGCAGTCTTACAGAAGAGGAATTTGgtgacaagaaaaaggaaaactagCAAACCATACGTCTTAATCGAAGCAG GCATCCACGCCCGCGAGTGGATAGCGCCGGCCGTGGCGACCTACCTGGCGCAGGAGCTGGCGACCTTAGGTAGAAAGTTCCTGAAGCGCGTCACGGTCATCCTCGCCCCTCTGACCAACCCCGACGGCTACGAATACACCCACACCACCGACAGGTACTGGCGCAAGAACCGGCGGACGACACCCACGCCCTCGTGCCCCGGCGTCGACCTGAACCGCAACTGGGGCGTCGGGTGGGGCGACCCCGAGGGCTCCAGCGGCGACCCGTGCTCCGAGGTATACCGTGGCCCCGAGAGCTTCTCCGAGCCCGAGACCCAGGCACTCCGGGACTTGGCACTGGTCTGGATGGAGAAGATAAGGCTGTACGTCAGTCTCCATTGCATGGGGAGGGTCATCTTGCACCCGTGGGGATTCACGAGGGCGCCGAGCACGAAGCAGAGGCAGCTGGCGAGAATTGCAAAGGTGATGGCCAAGCATCTCCATCGCAATAATCAAACGTTCGTG TTCGGCCAAACGAGCCACGTGATGTACACTGCCTCAGGAACGGTAGAAGATTACATGCACGGCGCTGGAGTGAAATATGCTTATACACTCGAACTCCCTGAAGACAGTTTCGAACTCGAGCCAGAAAAGATCATCCCAATATCGAAAGCGGTTTGGAATACCTTCTTATGTACACTTGGTGAAATTATAAAGACGGATGGAATCAGATCCTTTTGCAAGACGGAAAAAGCGACGGGAAAGCTGAGGAAGAAGCCagcgacgaagagaaagaaaacgtga